In Thermospira aquatica, the following proteins share a genomic window:
- a CDS encoding ABC transporter ATP-binding protein, with protein sequence MIELQNITHVFYPGTPDERIALKNLSLKVNKGDFITIIGSNGAGKTTLFNLIAGTYRPSQGRILINDIDVTNTPEYKRAKYIGRIFQNPLLGTASNMSLEDNMMICYRKGFKWPVVSLNHAMREKFRKELEKLQMGLEHRMKDNLALFSGGQRQALTLLMMVLSRPELILLDEHTAALDPKNASKILALTKEFIEEYQLTAMMITHNMTQAIEYGNRLLMMDEGEIILDISGEEKKNLTVEDLVEQFHRLRQKSYEDDRALLSEKKP encoded by the coding sequence ATGATCGAATTACAAAACATCACCCACGTATTTTACCCCGGCACTCCGGATGAACGCATCGCCCTCAAAAACCTCAGCCTCAAGGTAAACAAAGGAGATTTCATCACCATCATCGGGAGTAACGGAGCAGGAAAAACCACCCTTTTTAACCTCATCGCCGGTACCTATAGACCCTCACAAGGAAGAATCCTCATCAACGACATCGATGTGACCAATACACCGGAGTACAAAAGAGCAAAATACATCGGACGAATCTTTCAAAATCCGCTTCTCGGCACCGCCTCAAACATGAGCCTCGAAGACAACATGATGATCTGCTACCGCAAGGGCTTCAAGTGGCCCGTCGTGAGTCTCAACCATGCCATGCGTGAGAAGTTTCGAAAAGAGCTGGAAAAACTCCAGATGGGACTCGAACACCGCATGAAAGACAACCTTGCCCTCTTTTCAGGTGGACAACGACAGGCTCTCACCCTTTTAATGATGGTACTGTCCAGGCCAGAACTCATCCTTCTCGATGAACACACCGCTGCCCTGGATCCAAAAAACGCCTCCAAAATCCTGGCACTCACAAAAGAATTCATCGAAGAGTACCAGCTCACCGCCATGATGATCACCCACAACATGACGCAGGCCATCGAGTATGGAAACCGACTCCTCATGATGGACGAAGGCGAGATTATCCTCGATATCTCCGGAGAAGAAAAGAAAAACCTCACCGTCGAGGATCTTGTAGAGCAATTCCATCGCCTGAGACAAAAATCCTACGAGGATGACAGAGCTCTCCTCTCCGAAAAAAAACCTTAA
- a CDS encoding citrate/2-methylcitrate synthase: protein MQPKDLSQLTPFTSYLETNNVIPNELYTEYNVKRGLRNTDGTGVLVGLTHIGEVHGYVMDEGVPVPVEGRLRYRGIDIFDLVEGFQKENRYGFEETVFLLLFGQLPTKKELEEFSALLARYRQLPDGFKENIILKSPSPNIMNLLTREVSALYAYDPEPDDISVANVLDQCLQLIAQFPAMVAYGYHAKRHYYENESLFLHHQSDRLAHVENFLSLLRPNREFDPIEAHILDLAFVLHAEHGGGNNSTFTLHVVSSTNTDTYSAIVAALCSLKGPRHGGANAEVVNMMDDVKKHIKDWSNENEIKDYIRKLLNKEAYDRRGLIYGMGHAVYSLSDPRAILLKKKAEELARYKKREEEFHLYDLFERFSRQLFAEKAKNKIICANVDFYAGFVYDMLGIPRELYTPLFALSRMAGWSAHRLEELIAGGRIIRPAYKCISEPKEYVPLDRR, encoded by the coding sequence ATGCAACCCAAAGATCTTTCCCAGCTTACACCCTTTACCAGTTACCTTGAAACCAACAATGTTATCCCTAACGAGCTCTATACAGAGTACAATGTAAAACGCGGCTTACGCAACACCGATGGCACAGGTGTTCTGGTTGGTCTTACCCACATTGGCGAGGTGCACGGGTACGTCATGGACGAAGGGGTTCCCGTTCCTGTTGAAGGAAGACTTCGCTACAGAGGCATCGATATTTTTGATCTTGTCGAGGGCTTCCAGAAAGAAAACCGCTATGGATTTGAGGAAACCGTGTTTCTTCTCCTCTTTGGACAGCTTCCCACCAAAAAAGAACTCGAGGAGTTTTCTGCTCTTTTAGCCCGCTACAGGCAACTTCCCGATGGCTTCAAGGAAAATATCATCCTTAAATCCCCAAGTCCAAACATTATGAATCTCCTTACCCGTGAGGTCAGTGCCCTCTATGCGTACGATCCTGAGCCCGATGACATCTCCGTAGCCAATGTTCTTGATCAGTGTTTGCAACTCATCGCACAGTTTCCCGCTATGGTTGCGTACGGCTATCATGCCAAAAGACACTACTACGAAAACGAGAGTCTCTTTCTCCACCATCAAAGCGATCGTCTCGCTCATGTGGAGAACTTCCTCTCCCTTCTTCGACCAAACCGTGAGTTTGATCCCATAGAGGCCCATATTCTTGATCTTGCCTTTGTGCTCCATGCAGAGCATGGGGGTGGCAACAACTCCACCTTTACCCTCCATGTGGTCTCTTCAACCAACACCGATACCTACTCAGCCATTGTAGCAGCACTCTGTTCCCTCAAGGGTCCCCGTCATGGCGGTGCCAACGCTGAGGTGGTCAATATGATGGATGATGTAAAAAAACACATCAAAGACTGGTCAAACGAAAACGAGATCAAAGATTACATCCGAAAACTCCTCAACAAGGAGGCGTACGATCGCCGTGGGCTGATTTATGGTATGGGGCACGCCGTCTACTCCCTCTCCGATCCCCGCGCTATCCTCCTCAAGAAAAAAGCCGAAGAACTCGCCAGATACAAAAAACGCGAAGAAGAATTCCATCTCTACGATCTCTTTGAACGTTTTTCCAGACAACTCTTCGCCGAAAAAGCAAAAAACAAAATTATCTGTGCCAATGTAGATTTCTACGCAGGTTTTGTCTACGACATGCTGGGGATCCCACGGGAGCTTTACACTCCCCTTTTTGCCCTTTCCCGCATGGCAGGATGGTCAGCTCACCGACTCGAAGAGCTCATCGCGGGAGGGAGAATCATCCGTCCCGCGTACAAGTGTATCAGCGAACCAAAAGAGTATGTCCCGCTTGACAGGCGGTAA
- a CDS encoding WbuC family cupin fold metalloprotein codes for MFSGFIKTFGKREAVSLEKEAASSQRKRKNFNLHRLPDSVQRFLNCMFSFSYVRPHRHVLPPKTETFVLLRGRVWVFVFDDQGSIIDAVLMDGKEVSVVDISPGCWHTLLPVKKSLLFEVKPGPYDPQTDKEFAPWAPEEDAPETRKTMKEWLITGKRIPKTHKNNR; via the coding sequence ATGTTTTCAGGGTTTATCAAAACCTTTGGCAAACGGGAAGCCGTTTCCCTTGAAAAAGAAGCGGCTTCTTCTCAAAGGAAACGAAAAAACTTTAATCTTCACCGGCTACCGGATAGTGTTCAACGATTTCTTAACTGTATGTTTTCTTTTTCGTATGTGAGACCACACAGGCATGTTTTACCGCCAAAAACAGAAACCTTTGTGCTCTTGAGAGGGAGGGTGTGGGTATTTGTGTTTGATGATCAGGGGAGTATAATCGATGCAGTACTGATGGATGGAAAAGAGGTGAGTGTCGTTGATATTTCGCCGGGATGCTGGCATACCCTTTTACCTGTGAAAAAAAGTCTGCTCTTTGAAGTGAAACCAGGCCCTTACGATCCCCAGACGGACAAGGAATTTGCCCCATGGGCACCGGAAGAGGACGCACCGGAAACCCGGAAAACCATGAAAGAATGGCTCATTACCGGGAAGCGTATCCCAAAAACGCACAAAAACAATCGCTAA
- a CDS encoding OmpA family protein, translating to MGRPKKCPTPGYSTPAWMTTFGDMNNLLLTFFVFLIANMTPQAKTSDLQLILSAFTGNIGFLEGGQTLSAGRLAEGGHTVEALPSREVGTKLSISMKEMMEVLKPELRSRKVRIDETQNGIKISLSSDLFFRPGSAEIDFDEGKETLRKIALMLKNIKDNYKIDVIGHTDNSQIPRASEMAKIYPTNWELSTARASAVVRFLSDFGVEPSIMKASGRGEYDPIESNATPEGRAYNRRVDIYISVAQ from the coding sequence ATGGGAAGACCGAAAAAATGTCCTACTCCCGGCTATAGTACTCCGGCATGGATGACGACCTTTGGAGATATGAATAACCTTCTCCTTACCTTCTTTGTGTTTCTTATTGCGAATATGACTCCCCAGGCGAAAACATCCGATCTCCAGCTTATTCTTTCAGCTTTTACAGGCAATATTGGTTTTCTTGAGGGAGGACAGACGCTTTCTGCTGGGAGGCTTGCCGAGGGAGGGCACACGGTAGAGGCTCTTCCTTCTCGAGAGGTGGGAACAAAGCTGTCCATTTCTATGAAAGAGATGATGGAGGTGCTAAAACCTGAGCTTCGGTCCAGAAAGGTGCGCATAGACGAGACACAAAATGGCATCAAGATCTCTTTGTCGAGTGATCTCTTTTTTAGACCGGGGAGTGCGGAGATTGATTTTGATGAAGGAAAAGAGACCTTAAGAAAAATTGCTCTGATGCTCAAAAACATCAAGGATAATTACAAGATTGACGTTATTGGTCACACGGATAATTCGCAGATTCCACGGGCATCAGAAATGGCCAAGATATATCCCACCAATTGGGAACTCTCCACGGCTCGGGCGAGTGCGGTCGTCCGTTTTTTGTCTGATTTTGGAGTAGAACCCTCTATCATGAAGGCTTCTGGACGGGGAGAGTACGATCCTATTGAGAGTAATGCTACCCCTGAGGGAAGAGCGTACAATCGACGGGTGGATATTTATATTTCGGTGGCACAGTAA
- a CDS encoding motility protein A, with protein MELAWLIGLAGGGGFLIFSFFLGSGGNLLIYWDLMSLFTTVFGSLGALLIATPMERFKLLPKIVGLTTKKVSIDPAATVETLVTFAEKARREGVLSLEDDVAEIPDPFLKKAIQLVVDGTDPEIVKNIMFNELDQMEKRHAQGKKMLDDWGYFAPAFGMVGTLQGLIAMLKNMTDVASIGQNMSTALITTLYGAIMANFLFLPWASRLDLYNQYEVLLKEIVVEGVLSIQAGDNPTILRERLNSFVPADKRTKQEVKE; from the coding sequence ATGGAATTAGCATGGCTGATAGGACTTGCGGGGGGAGGAGGATTTCTTATCTTCTCTTTCTTCCTTGGTTCAGGAGGAAATCTCTTAATTTACTGGGACTTGATGTCTCTCTTTACCACAGTGTTTGGATCACTTGGTGCTCTTTTGATTGCTACTCCCATGGAGCGCTTCAAACTTCTTCCAAAAATTGTTGGTCTAACAACCAAAAAGGTATCGATAGATCCGGCTGCAACGGTAGAGACTCTGGTAACCTTTGCCGAAAAAGCACGAAGAGAGGGTGTGCTTTCTCTCGAAGATGATGTAGCCGAGATTCCCGATCCTTTTTTGAAAAAAGCTATCCAGCTTGTGGTGGATGGAACAGACCCAGAAATTGTAAAAAATATCATGTTTAACGAGCTTGATCAGATGGAAAAAAGACATGCTCAGGGGAAAAAAATGCTTGATGATTGGGGATACTTTGCTCCTGCTTTTGGTATGGTTGGGACACTCCAGGGTCTTATTGCGATGCTCAAAAACATGACAGACGTGGCATCAATTGGACAAAACATGTCCACAGCGTTGATTACGACGTTGTACGGTGCTATTATGGCAAACTTTCTTTTTCTTCCCTGGGCATCTCGTCTCGATCTTTATAATCAGTACGAGGTTCTACTCAAAGAGATCGTGGTAGAAGGGGTTCTCTCTATTCAAGCAGGAGATAACCCTACCATTCTTCGCGAACGTCTCAATTCTTTTGTGCCGGCGGATAAGCGTACCAAACAGGAAGTAAAGGAGTAA
- a CDS encoding flagellar FlbD family protein, which produces MVRVTRLNNTEILINYFQVETIEACPDTVITMMNGDRYVVREKPEEIHAAFRRFLSSMVAEGVRLSKEA; this is translated from the coding sequence ATGGTTAGGGTAACACGACTCAATAACACGGAGATTCTTATCAACTACTTTCAGGTGGAGACCATAGAGGCTTGTCCGGATACGGTGATTACAATGATGAACGGAGATCGCTATGTCGTACGTGAGAAACCGGAGGAAATACATGCCGCGTTTCGCCGGTTTCTTTCGTCGATGGTAGCGGAGGGTGTCCGGCTTTCAAAGGAGGCTTGA
- the flgE gene encoding flagellar hook protein FlgE: MRSLYSAVSGLQNHQTRMDVIGNNVANVNTTGFKKGRVTFQDILSQTLTGAAKPTDERGGMNPKQVGLGMTIASIDTLMTQGSIQTTGKNTDLAITGEGFFILNQGERTFYTRAGNFLIDRDGYFVNPNGLKVQGWNAITLANGERYINHSAPLEDIRIPLMEKLEARATTVVNFKSNLNFDTPVLGPNATETERIKNTHSTAIDIFDDYGTKRRLILNFRKEGLNQWRMTATLEPQTPEDAVTNLTLNVGGVKVDTNNELIVNFDNKGTLLSITEAAGANPASDTENDLEAILSFTLPNGEQKQVNLHLGVAGSVKDSITQFSAPTTTYAYFQDGYEMGYLESFKIDDSGTITGAYTNGERRILGQVALAAFVNPSGLTKEGESLYSESNNSGMPNVGAPGTVGRGKIYAGALEMSNVDLSETFTDMIVTERGFQANSRVVTTSDDMLREILTLKR, encoded by the coding sequence ATGAGATCATTGTATTCGGCGGTTTCTGGTCTTCAGAATCACCAGACGAGAATGGATGTGATCGGTAACAATGTGGCGAATGTCAATACCACCGGTTTTAAAAAGGGTCGTGTAACCTTTCAGGATATTCTTTCCCAGACACTCACCGGTGCGGCGAAGCCTACCGATGAACGCGGGGGTATGAACCCAAAACAGGTTGGTCTGGGTATGACTATTGCAAGCATCGATACCCTGATGACCCAGGGAAGCATCCAGACTACAGGGAAAAATACAGACCTCGCCATCACTGGTGAAGGCTTTTTCATTCTCAATCAGGGGGAGAGAACGTTTTATACCCGCGCGGGAAACTTTTTGATTGATAGAGATGGGTATTTTGTTAACCCGAATGGCCTCAAAGTTCAGGGATGGAACGCTATAACGCTTGCAAACGGTGAACGTTACATTAACCATTCTGCTCCCCTTGAGGATATCCGTATCCCTCTCATGGAAAAACTGGAAGCCCGAGCTACTACGGTTGTGAACTTCAAGAGTAATTTGAATTTTGATACGCCTGTCCTTGGTCCCAATGCTACAGAAACGGAGAGAATCAAAAATACCCATTCTACAGCTATTGATATCTTTGATGATTATGGAACAAAGCGCCGACTTATCCTCAATTTTCGCAAGGAAGGTCTCAATCAGTGGCGGATGACTGCAACGCTTGAACCCCAAACTCCAGAGGATGCGGTAACCAATCTCACTCTCAATGTTGGTGGGGTAAAGGTAGATACGAATAACGAGCTTATTGTTAACTTTGATAACAAGGGAACTTTACTCTCTATTACAGAGGCAGCCGGTGCCAACCCAGCTTCAGACACGGAGAATGATCTCGAGGCGATTTTGAGTTTTACGCTTCCCAATGGAGAACAGAAACAGGTGAATCTCCATCTCGGGGTAGCAGGGAGTGTCAAAGACTCCATCACGCAGTTTAGTGCTCCAACAACCACGTATGCGTATTTCCAGGATGGTTATGAGATGGGATACCTTGAGAGTTTCAAAATTGATGATTCTGGTACCATTACCGGCGCATACACCAACGGGGAACGCCGTATCCTGGGACAGGTGGCTCTGGCAGCTTTTGTGAACCCTTCTGGTTTAACCAAAGAAGGAGAGAGTCTCTACTCTGAATCTAACAACTCGGGTATGCCCAATGTGGGAGCCCCCGGGACAGTGGGACGTGGAAAGATCTATGCTGGTGCCCTTGAAATGAGTAACGTGGATCTCTCTGAGACCTTTACCGATATGATTGTTACTGAGAGAGGTTTCCAGGCAAATTCTCGTGTTGTTACAACCTCTGATGATATGCTTCGAGAAATCCTTACGTTAAAGAGGTAA
- a CDS encoding flagellar hook capping FlgD N-terminal domain-containing protein — MMINTQMSPAELQELNYKVDGFNAQIRELNQGSKHTLSEADFMKLLITQLRNQDPTKPLEDKEFINQMTQLTSLKQLNEMINTMQTFSKELAFTRTLGLVNKEVIYERAEGVMARGIVESIRVKNGQTFLNVSGEEVSLEQVSEITAPRE; from the coding sequence ATGATGATAAACACGCAGATGAGTCCTGCCGAGCTTCAGGAACTCAATTACAAGGTTGATGGTTTCAATGCCCAGATAAGGGAATTGAATCAGGGAAGCAAGCATACCCTTTCGGAGGCTGATTTTATGAAGCTGCTTATTACCCAGCTTCGCAACCAGGATCCCACCAAGCCTCTCGAGGATAAGGAATTTATCAATCAGATGACACAACTCACCTCTCTCAAACAGCTCAATGAGATGATCAATACCATGCAGACGTTTAGTAAAGAGCTGGCGTTTACCCGTACTCTTGGACTGGTGAACAAAGAGGTGATCTATGAAAGGGCTGAAGGGGTGATGGCTCGGGGAATAGTTGAGAGTATACGGGTGAAAAACGGTCAAACCTTCCTCAACGTAAGTGGTGAGGAAGTGTCTTTAGAACAGGTGAGTGAGATTACCGCACCCAGGGAATAA
- a CDS encoding flagellar hook-length control protein FliK → MNMVVFPKLQETLSQEKMSLSQKTTESSRVSLSSEKKTDFEKTLQKVIHDDTRQKKSSVDSLLPEEKLKKIQEDVATLIEHPEMQTDENIARLLEELMAFLTQGTVNIPQEKKAGATSVLSALKELVSQWEKGMLSKQDFLKELFSWLQGLETANQVFLSLPSQGESSQVSSFDVSLSRREESKPLVDNAQDNLSSPFRVVDKRTQRSETLSPTTTFSRKETVQKEFSSRIETLIKQIEGKNQIDGKEMVSPQIQKSFQDNGIKLAPALPSLPRVSVEQMLQQVAGKALITLRDGQSEMRLQLTPPDLGRMEMKIVLEDGQMRGKIVVSTPEAKALFDQNLGELQRQLQQVGVQVGSLDVSLGQSGRGEEESPSFVSKAGPSHEGSEVIGMVSEERSSLWKDNRINYVV, encoded by the coding sequence ATGAATATGGTAGTCTTTCCCAAACTGCAGGAAACCTTGTCACAGGAAAAAATGTCCCTATCCCAAAAAACAACTGAAAGTAGCCGTGTTTCTTTGTCTTCTGAGAAAAAAACAGACTTTGAAAAGACGCTTCAGAAGGTTATTCATGATGACACGAGACAGAAAAAATCCTCCGTAGATTCTTTGTTACCTGAGGAAAAACTCAAAAAAATTCAAGAAGATGTGGCCACTTTGATAGAGCATCCTGAGATGCAAACCGACGAAAATATTGCCCGGCTTCTGGAAGAGCTCATGGCTTTTCTCACACAGGGCACAGTAAATATACCCCAGGAAAAGAAAGCCGGGGCCACTTCTGTTCTTTCTGCTCTGAAAGAACTCGTTTCCCAATGGGAAAAGGGGATGCTTTCGAAACAGGATTTTTTGAAGGAGCTTTTTTCGTGGCTGCAAGGACTTGAAACGGCAAATCAGGTTTTTCTCTCGTTACCTTCTCAGGGTGAATCTTCTCAGGTTTCCTCTTTTGATGTTTCACTTTCCCGCAGAGAAGAATCTAAACCCCTTGTGGATAATGCTCAAGACAATCTCTCTTCTCCTTTTCGAGTGGTTGATAAACGCACGCAGAGATCGGAGACACTTTCTCCCACCACAACTTTCTCTCGAAAGGAAACCGTCCAAAAAGAGTTTTCCTCCCGGATAGAGACTCTTATAAAACAGATAGAGGGTAAAAACCAGATAGATGGTAAAGAGATGGTTTCACCCCAAATACAGAAGTCATTTCAGGACAATGGAATAAAACTTGCCCCGGCACTGCCTTCGCTTCCTCGTGTCTCTGTGGAACAGATGCTTCAACAGGTGGCAGGCAAGGCATTGATCACTCTCCGGGATGGACAGAGTGAGATGAGGCTTCAGCTTACTCCTCCGGATCTTGGGCGTATGGAGATGAAGATTGTTCTTGAAGATGGACAGATGAGGGGAAAGATTGTGGTCTCGACTCCAGAAGCTAAGGCGCTTTTTGACCAGAATCTGGGGGAGCTTCAGCGACAACTCCAGCAGGTTGGTGTTCAGGTGGGGAGTCTTGATGTGAGTCTTGGACAATCCGGCAGAGGAGAAGAAGAATCTCCATCCTTTGTGTCGAAAGCCGGACCTTCTCATGAGGGTTCTGAGGTGATTGGAATGGTTTCTGAGGAGAGATCTTCTCTCTGGAAAGATAACCGTATAAACTATGTGGTATAA
- a CDS encoding fused MFS/spermidine synthase codes for MGKEKSRLYTAGLVLAIVMGGISLVLQALWQRQLALLTGNTLYGVSLVVGGWMAGYGVGSFLVMWFSQRLRRPLTFLVWVQIGVCALALLYLPWFDVMRGFPREIVWITAFITVFLPSIGWGMGLPLLGGALGEESLSLVYGWNTLASSIAVLVTDFLLLPVAGARFSLLIAVAIGVGVFGALVLFLPQREEKISLAPRAFRYKRGWWVLVLFGISGFTSLGYQLIYNRQLLYFTGNTIYCYGIITAVYIGGLALGSLLYHRWRGVLMSRLGLWIGIFQLGIALWHAGFPILSLGVNALLFPLKTGALGSLFVLRFFAPVLLIGFPVLLFGVLYPAFLDAFHRENREDVAGDTALAAGVNTLGSVLGILVVAFVWVDWLGVSGSLRLLAWISLGIGVVWLFLVSKRASVFVAGVAVLLLGFLPYQDRIGRMAAREFVSSELLYYREGAHGTVSVTRHAGGILHLKINGVGEVPTDYHSLRVFHFLGYMPFVFVPSATNILVIALGGGITFGSVMEVPGVQATNVEICPDVLEAGVFFTNYNHNVIEKHRDRIIIHDGYTYLLQSRGKYHLIIADATHPSSGDSWVLYTKEFYEMGRDRLSPGGIMAQWLPLHNLSSLDLKVILRTFSYVFPYVKLFFCNEYLVMMGGKEEFSPHMKGWERLWQSSRVSNDLVKVHLSFHHLADMLVWESTLPPLWEKHTPLSTRDFSPLQFSETRSYGRDTRIENIDLFLSQATLPEKTRYLLRVHRAFFAKDFIEALALSYEVPEKWRDEAWVFQEQRIESFLVASLRKDEGLQKVVQNTHPQKYTILRQIENYDRLFVGIAHALCLANEEKYDEALDLVQMLQKSFTNRWLSDIASQLSLHRKR; via the coding sequence ATGGGAAAGGAGAAGAGCCGTCTTTATACGGCAGGATTGGTGCTGGCTATCGTGATGGGGGGGATTTCTCTTGTACTTCAGGCGCTGTGGCAGAGACAACTTGCCCTTCTTACGGGGAATACTCTCTATGGGGTTTCGCTGGTGGTTGGGGGATGGATGGCAGGCTATGGGGTAGGAAGCTTTTTGGTGATGTGGTTTTCGCAGAGGCTTCGTCGGCCCCTTACTTTTCTGGTGTGGGTTCAGATAGGTGTGTGTGCTCTTGCTCTTCTGTATCTTCCCTGGTTTGATGTGATGCGGGGTTTTCCCCGTGAGATCGTATGGATTACCGCGTTTATTACGGTTTTTTTGCCCTCGATTGGCTGGGGAATGGGGCTTCCTCTTCTTGGGGGTGCGCTGGGGGAGGAGTCACTCTCTCTTGTGTATGGCTGGAATACGCTGGCAAGTTCGATTGCTGTGCTTGTGACGGATTTTCTCTTGCTTCCTGTGGCTGGGGCGAGGTTTTCTCTTTTGATTGCGGTAGCGATCGGTGTAGGGGTTTTTGGTGCGCTGGTTCTTTTTCTCCCTCAGCGAGAGGAGAAAATCTCCCTTGCTCCCAGGGCTTTTCGGTATAAAAGGGGATGGTGGGTGCTTGTTTTGTTTGGGATTTCGGGGTTTACGTCGTTGGGGTATCAATTGATTTATAACCGTCAACTTCTCTACTTTACGGGGAATACCATCTATTGTTATGGGATTATCACAGCTGTGTATATTGGTGGGCTTGCCCTTGGTTCGCTTCTTTATCACCGATGGAGAGGGGTTTTGATGTCTCGACTGGGACTCTGGATAGGGATTTTTCAACTGGGGATTGCCCTCTGGCATGCTGGTTTTCCCATCCTCTCGCTGGGGGTGAATGCTCTCCTTTTTCCTTTAAAAACAGGGGCGCTTGGAAGTCTTTTTGTGCTACGGTTTTTTGCTCCTGTTTTGCTTATCGGTTTTCCTGTCCTGCTTTTTGGGGTTTTGTATCCTGCTTTTCTGGATGCTTTTCACCGGGAAAACAGAGAGGATGTGGCAGGGGATACTGCCCTTGCTGCCGGTGTCAATACCCTCGGAAGTGTTCTTGGTATCCTGGTGGTGGCTTTTGTATGGGTGGATTGGTTGGGAGTCTCAGGAAGTCTTCGACTCCTTGCCTGGATAAGTCTGGGAATTGGTGTGGTGTGGTTATTTCTTGTGTCAAAGAGGGCATCTGTTTTTGTGGCAGGAGTGGCAGTCTTGTTGCTGGGATTCCTTCCTTACCAGGATAGAATAGGCAGAATGGCTGCCAGAGAGTTTGTGAGTAGCGAGCTTCTGTACTATCGGGAAGGAGCTCACGGGACCGTAAGTGTGACCCGCCATGCAGGTGGTATCCTCCATCTCAAGATCAATGGGGTGGGAGAGGTGCCTACAGATTATCATTCTCTGAGAGTATTTCATTTTTTGGGGTACATGCCTTTTGTTTTTGTTCCGTCGGCCACCAATATTCTGGTTATTGCTCTGGGGGGAGGGATCACCTTTGGAAGTGTGATGGAGGTGCCAGGGGTTCAGGCCACGAATGTGGAAATATGCCCTGATGTGCTGGAAGCAGGGGTGTTTTTTACCAACTATAACCACAACGTGATAGAGAAACACCGGGATCGTATCATCATTCATGATGGGTATACCTACCTTCTTCAGAGTCGGGGTAAGTATCATCTTATCATCGCTGATGCCACACACCCTTCGTCGGGGGATTCGTGGGTTTTGTATACAAAAGAATTCTATGAAATGGGAAGAGACCGTCTCTCTCCAGGTGGAATCATGGCTCAGTGGCTCCCACTTCACAACCTTTCATCTTTGGATCTCAAGGTTATTCTTCGTACGTTTTCGTATGTCTTTCCCTATGTGAAGCTCTTTTTTTGTAATGAGTATCTCGTTATGATGGGAGGGAAAGAAGAATTTTCTCCCCACATGAAAGGATGGGAGAGGCTATGGCAAAGCTCTCGTGTTTCGAACGATTTAGTGAAAGTCCATCTCTCTTTTCATCATCTTGCCGATATGCTTGTCTGGGAGAGTACCCTGCCTCCACTCTGGGAGAAACACACCCCCCTCTCAACGCGGGATTTTTCTCCGCTCCAGTTTTCGGAAACTCGAAGCTATGGGAGGGATACCCGTATTGAGAATATTGATCTTTTCCTTTCTCAGGCAACCCTTCCAGAGAAAACCAGGTATCTTTTGCGTGTGCACAGGGCATTTTTTGCTAAAGATTTTATTGAAGCCCTTGCTCTTTCGTATGAGGTTCCAGAAAAATGGCGGGATGAAGCATGGGTTTTTCAAGAGCAAAGGATAGAGTCGTTTCTTGTTGCGTCTCTTCGGAAGGATGAAGGCCTTCAAAAGGTTGTCCAGAATACGCATCCCCAAAAATATACCATTCTTCGGCAAATTGAAAACTACGATAGACTCTTTGTTGGCATAGCACACGCCCTCTGTCTTGCCAACGAGGAAAAGTATGATGAGGCGCTTGATCTTGTCCAGATGCTTCAAAAGTCCTTTACCAATCGATGGTTATCAGATATCGCCTCTCAGCTCTCTCTTCATAGAAAAAGGTAG